Proteins encoded by one window of Cervus canadensis isolate Bull #8, Minnesota chromosome 18, ASM1932006v1, whole genome shotgun sequence:
- the POLR2I gene encoding DNA-directed RNA polymerase II subunit RPB9 — protein MEPDGTYEPGFVGIRFCQECNNMLYPKEDKENRILLYACRNCDYQQEADNSCIYVNKITHEVDELTQIIADVSQDPTLPRTEDHPCQKCGHKEAVFFQSHSARAEDAMRLYYVCTAPHCGHRWTE, from the exons ATGGAACCCGACGGGACCTACGAGCCCGGCTTCGTGGGTATTCGATTCTGCCAGGAATG TAATAACATGCTTTACCCCAAGGAGGACAAGGAGAACCGCATTCTGCTCTACGCG TGCCGGAACTGTGATTACCAGCAGGAAGCCGACAACAGCTGCATCTACGTCAACAAAATCACGCACGAAGTGGA CGAGCTGACCCAGATCATCGCTGACGTGTCCCAGGACCCCACGTTGCCGCGAACCGAAGACCACCCGTGCCAAAA GTGCGGCCACAAGGAGGCGGTGTTCTTCCAGTCACACAGTGCTCGGGCCGAG GATGCCATGCGCCTTTACTATGTGTGCACGGCCCCTCATTGCGGCCATCGTTGGACCGAGTGA